From Spirosoma aerolatum, one genomic window encodes:
- a CDS encoding ROK family protein, translating to MTIGVDLGGTNVRAGLVDDGTIIRQHSKALQQKESLSATLSQLIELIRPLVNPAVTSIGIGVPSVVDIEQGIVYDVANIPSWKEVALRDILEKEFDMPVFVNNDVNCFILGEHQFGLAQGYRSAVGMAIGTGLGSGVIIDNQLYTGSNCGAGEIGLLPYLDKNIESYAAGDFFESIHGTTALEANQEALLGGQNALKLWDDFGTHFGNAVKVILYTFDPEVIILGGSIAKAYPFFKTTMLESMANFAYPVTLRRLKMFQSQNENIALLGAAALVRQLV from the coding sequence ATGACTATCGGGGTTGATTTAGGAGGGACGAACGTACGGGCGGGGCTAGTTGATGACGGTACAATTATCCGGCAACATAGCAAAGCTCTACAGCAAAAAGAATCCCTTTCGGCTACATTATCCCAACTGATTGAACTCATCCGCCCATTGGTCAACCCCGCCGTTACCAGCATTGGCATCGGAGTTCCATCCGTAGTTGACATTGAGCAGGGCATCGTGTACGACGTAGCCAATATCCCATCGTGGAAGGAAGTGGCTCTGCGGGATATTCTCGAAAAAGAGTTCGATATGCCGGTATTTGTTAACAACGATGTGAACTGTTTTATTCTGGGCGAGCATCAGTTCGGACTGGCACAGGGGTATCGGTCGGCAGTGGGTATGGCCATCGGAACAGGGCTTGGTTCGGGGGTTATTATCGACAACCAGCTCTATACGGGTAGTAACTGTGGGGCGGGGGAGATAGGCTTGCTCCCGTATCTGGATAAGAACATCGAGTCGTATGCAGCGGGTGACTTTTTTGAGTCTATTCATGGTACAACGGCTCTGGAGGCCAATCAGGAAGCCTTGCTGGGTGGCCAAAACGCCCTTAAGCTCTGGGATGATTTTGGTACGCATTTCGGCAATGCCGTGAAAGTGATCCTGTATACCTTCGATCCTGAGGTAATTATTCTGGGCGGTTCTATTGCCAAAGCCTATCCATTTTTCAAAACGACCATGTTGGAAAGCATGGCCAATTTTGCGTACCCCGTTACCCTCCGACGGCTCAAGATGTTTCAGTCGCAGAATGAAAATATTGCGCTGTTAGGAGCCGCTGCGCTGGTCCGTCAGTTGGTTTGA